One genomic region from Zalophus californianus isolate mZalCal1 chromosome 2, mZalCal1.pri.v2, whole genome shotgun sequence encodes:
- the LOC113924211 gene encoding 60S ribosomal protein L17-like yields the protein MVRYSLDPENPTKSCKSRGSNLRVHFKNTRETAQAIKGMHIRKATKYLKDVTLQKQCVPFRRCNGGVGRCAQAKQWGWTQSRWPKKSAEFLLHVLKNAESNAELKGLDVDSLVIEHIQVNKAPKMRRRTYRAHGRINPYMSSPCHIEMILTEKEQIVPKPEEEVAQKKKISQKKLKKQKLMARE from the coding sequence atggttcgctattcgcttgacccagaaaaccctacgaaatcatgtaaatcaagaggttcaaatcttcgtgttcactttaagaacacacgtgaaactgcccaggccatcaagggTATGCATATCCGAAAAGCCACCAAGTATCTGAAGGACGTCACTTTACAGAAGCAGTGTGTGCCATTCCGTCGCTGCAATGGTGGAGTTGGTAGGTGTGCCCAGgccaaacagtggggctggacacagagtcggtggcccaagaagagtgctgaatttttactgcacgtgcttaaaaatgcagagagtaatgctgaacttaagggtttagatgttgattctctggtcattgagcACATCCAGGTGAACAAAGCCCCCAAGATGCGGCGTAGAACGTACAGGGCTCATGGTCGGATTAACCCATacatgagctctccctgccacattgagatgatccttactgaaaaagagcagattgttcctaaaccagaagaggaggttgcacagaagaaaaagatatcccagaagaaactgaagaaacaaaaacttatggcccgggagtaa